The genomic interval CGGAAACCCTATGGCGAGTGGCGCAGGAGGTTCACTATGGGAACCGCGCTTTCTTTAAGTCGTGCGAAGAGTTGGACGTCGACCCCTGCACCATCCTGCAGCGTGTGGCCACGGAGGTGTCTCTGGAAGGAGGACTAAACTGGGGACGGGTGATCGTGCTCATTGTGTTCGCTGGGACCTTGGCGCAGAGGCACGGGAAGCACAAAGCGGGGACCCCCGGGGAACTGGCCGGGGTGCTGAGCCGATTCCTGGTCCGGGAGCACAGTGACTGGTTCCAGAAGAGCGGAGGCTGGGTAATGTCATATCCCACTACCTACTGTAGTCCTCAGCCGCAGGACTTTATTCATTGGCACTGTTACATGGCACATGGGGGACGCGGGCACTACATGTGGTGTACAGATTGTCGATAGTCTATGCCTATTGTTCTGAAACGACACCTCTCATTGTGCCCTGCGCAGGGGCccagcatgctgagagttgtagttccacaCTGTATTGTATAGTGTAGCCGGTATCCGCAGAACAATACACTTCAGCCTGGCCGCTCATGACACATCTGTTCCTGGACTAGTGTGTGGGTGGgtatatactggctgccaggccaaTCCGTGCCCGGCCACGTGCGATGGCCCCTGACTCATATGTAAAGTATTTCATGTGGAAGTTGCTCATTGCACTTTATGATCCTTTTATAGATCTATTTTATCAGAGAAATCTGCGtcttagtttcttaatgaacctGAAAGTTCTAGCAAAGTTTAGAAGTTGAGGCTGCTGACTCATCGGATTCCGGGGTGATGAAGCCTTCTGCAATCCTATATGTGACCATTACTTCCCTCAGGTGAATTTGGTAGAGTGGAGCCAGGCGACCTGATCCTTGCCAGCCGTGCGGGTACCCAATGTCCTGGTTtgcccttaggccaggatcacacgcacagttttgatgccgtttttgtggcTCAGATTTTGAGTCCGACActtgagtggacacaaaagaatggaatgtcagtttttttttttttctctacctttttttttctattgtatccacttctggatttggctaaaaaaaaaaccctgtgtgcgTGAGATCCAGGCCTTCTAGAGGTTTGGGAAGAGCAAATCTTCTTTGTTTTCCACGATGCAAATATTGTTCCTGATAAATCTTTTGTCAAGGCTGGCAGGGTTTCCAGAGGATACCTAAGCTCCGTGTTGGCATCAGAATGTGTCCCCCGATTGCTTTACCAATGATTTCTGTATGCTATTACCCTTCTAGCCAATGGTGAAATGTTTCAATGCAGGGACAGAGTTACCCGTGACTGGGCGTAAGGAGACCACATCAGTGGATATGGCTGGAAGTTACCATCCCCTTTAGGCATCATGCTAGTGACCGTTTCCAATTTGCGGACTACAATACCCAGATCCATGTGCTGTCCAAATACGGACATGAATAGCACTTGGTTCAGTATGctatccgcaaaaaaaacccagataggacactgaagaaaacaaatGTAGAGTGCATGAGCCCCTTAGTGTTTCTACTGCTGGACCCCTaatgatttcctataacagatgaATGGAAGTTATTGTTACGTTTTCCTTCAAGCGGACAATGAGACCAAATAAAATGACTTCATGAGCATTTTGGAACATCTAAAAATAGTGATCTTGTTTGTTACCAAAATATGTTGGTGTCCACACAGCTGTTTATGGAAGGTTTCCCATATTACATAATAAGGGCAACTTTGTTATACAGGCCAGTTATGTTTCTTGGTAGAATCTCCCATATCTGTTTAGATTACCTGGTTTCAGCTGTTAATATTTAGGATTGTGTTTGGTGGGGCAAAATAAATTGTCCTTATTGACCTACACTTCATACCTAATGGGTAAGCTCTTATTCAGCCACCTGCATGGCTAGGGGACACCCTAAATTGTATTGTCCAGATCATTGGTCTCCAAACTATGGATCTCCAACTGTTGCAAAGCTGCTGTTCCCAGCCAgatgctgtcagggcatgctgggagttgttgttgtgCAATGGCTGGAGAGCTACTGATGTAGGTGGTGGCTCATAAATCCGAGTTTACCTCTGTATAAAGCTGGCCGCACACACCTATGACAGGTGAGTCATCTGCAGGTTCATAGATCcctgtatatttttgtgtaatgTTGCCATTGAGCCTTCAGAGTGGGATTCCTTGTTCATGTATTGTCACACTTGTCTATCATTACCCTGACTAATCGGTTTGCTACTGAAAGCGGACCATGCACGTACTGTGGCTTCATATAGTGGACGTGCTCCGTGATCTCCAGAGGATCATTATTGGGTCATTTGGAATCTGTCATGAAGATGACCACAGACATCGCCTACAGGAGCTGTCTGCAAGTCTTGGCTGTTGGATATGTTGTTAACTCCATTCTTCCATTGTTACCATTCAGTCAAAATCTACTTTACCCAAAACTAAAATCATTAGTTAAAATGACATTACACTCATCTTATGAATATTTTCCGCCATACGTTTTGCAGCAGTTCATAATTCACGCTATTTGCATTGTAAGCACCTGGACTGTGCACGGTTAATAGGGACTTTCCTCACTTCTGGTACTTGACGGTAAATCTTATGACGTCCATTCTCGTTTCTCTAATATGTGGAATAAATCATTGTACGTTTTCCCTGCTGAGTATTGAGTACACCACATTGTGTCTGGAGGTATAGTAGGGTTTTTCCTAGTGCCACATAAAAATGACATAACATGACTGGCAAAGTGACAACTAGATTATTTCATTGGTAATTCTAGGATCACGGATCTTTGTCTTGTGACTAAACGATGGTCATGGTACTGTTCAAGTGTTTCTCCGTAACTTACATTTGTGACAGCATAACGAGGGGCAATGTGACACGTACTGCCATGTTGGTGGTTTCCAGATGTAATTTGTTGTGTCTATACTAGTACTGGCGACATGTTTCATATGGTAGCAATATGTGCCTGTAACTCTCGTTGTAATATTGGCAATGCAAAGCCTCTTGCGTATGAGTTTATTGTTCATTCAGGTGAGGAGAAACTTcttgactgttagggtatgtgcacacacactaattacgtccgtaattgacggacgtatttcggccgcaagtcccggaccgaacacactgcagggagccgggctcctagcatcatacttatgtacgatgctaggagtccctgctactccgtggaactgctgtcccgtactgaaaacatgattacagtacgggacatttgtcctgcagagaggcagggactcctagcatcgtacataactatgatgctaggagcccggctccctgcactgtgttcggtcctggacttgcggccgaaatacgtccgtcaattacggacgtaattagtgtgtgtgcacatacccttatagaaacCAATTTGCCTTTATCCAAAGTCTGTTTCTGCTGCACAAAATATTAGAGTTGGTAATGGGGAAAGTCATTTGACCAGAGGATAAATATGGCTAAACCATCACGATCAGTAGAGACTATAATGCAAGTTCTACCCCTCATTGGCATGGAAGAGGTTAATGACACAAGAGGCAGAAAATTTTGTTTGCACAAATTAATTGTAAAGAGCAGAGTTCCGGAAGGTATTGAGGGTATAACTTGTTTACACAGTTCTCTGCCAAGCAGCGTTCAAACATGACCATCTGGAGACTATTGCCTCCATGCTTGATAATGCTGAATAAGGATCCAGAAACCAGCTGCTGCTTTCCCGATCACTGCTCCTTCAAACAGTGCTTGTGGTGTATTTTTCTGGTGCAGAGGACATTGTGTAAAGGTCTTCGAAGAGCAACTCTTTGGATAAACTAGAGTGATATTTTCCTACTGCTTTGGTCTAGGTTGCTGCAGGAAGCAAAGGTTTTACAGATGGAGTAGCACTCTGGCCTTAGCGTTACCATGTGGGTTTGTTACTTGGCAATCCACTTTCTTTGGGAATGAAATAGATACCCTATAAATGATGGCTTCTTGGTTGGGTGCTTCCCCCCCCGAGGACTATATTGCTCGTTACCTATATTATTGTCTTTTCCTTGACTGTTGCTTTAGGTTTAAAAtctaaggtttttgttttttttatttattaaaaaatttgttttttttcaggaggGTTTCCAAAAATTTTGCAACAAAAAAGGCCATCACCAAGGACAAGAGAGCAGTCACTTTTCCAATGCTCTGATGGCTGCTGCTGGAGTTGGACTAGCAGGATTAGTCTTTCTTCTGGCAGTAAGATGAACTGTGGAAAACAACAATAGAATTCAAATATGACCTGAGGATCTTTTTGGACCAGAAGATCATCTGAACTTTTTGTCTCTGCCATTGATGCCAAAGACCTTTCACAAAGGACATAAATTGAAGTTAATGCTTACAAGTCCCTTACAATTGTATTTTAAATGCACAGATCCACAACTTACTATATAGCACTTTTGCCCAATGGTAGGATTGTTAgaaatgtttgtaaacaaaacagACATTGAAGTTGCTTTTAAAATTTTGTTATcgtttaaggaaaaaaaaaaaccctgcaaaaGGGTTAAAATCAGTCATTTCATTACTATGTAAAATGTTCTGTTAATCTCAGATCAAGCACTTTTTTTGTTAAGACTTTACTAGTAAATTCTATTTATATAAGGcaatatgttttatttttacatcacatTCAGTATTTAGGAACATTgttacaataaagtaaaaaataaagcttAATTAAAATCACATTTTAATTTACCTGACACAAAATTTGGGATCTGTAGGTGAAATGACTTTAATCACCAATATTATATACTTTCCCAGTGTCTTTACTGAGTTGCGTTGCGGACACTCAACCTTAATATGGGGCTGCAAATAACATCCAGTatgcatgtaagggtatgttcacacaacctatttacggacgtaaatcgggcgtttttgccccgaattacgcccgaaaatagcgcctcaatagcgctgacaaacatctgcccattgaaagcaatgggcagacgtttgtctgttcacacgaggcgtatatttacgcgccgctgtcaaatgacggcgcgtaaatagacgcccgcgtcaaagaagtgacctgtcacttctttggccgtaattggagccgctattcattgactccaatgaatagcagcgctaattacggccgtaattgacgcggcgttcaagcgcctgcacatgccggtacggctgaatttacggggatgttttcaggctgaaacatccccgtaatttcagccgttacggacccccgccgtgtgaacataccctaaaggtgctgTGAAAAGCTTCATGATTTACACGGAAATTAAAGAATCACATTACCGAATTCACTATTCTACAGGAAATTGGGAACACCTATGACTGATTTCTAAATGACTTGGGCTTAATAATTTAAAGGGGATGTAAAAGGTTAGAAACAAGGTATTTATTTTCCAGAAACGGTGCCACTTTTGCCCATggcctgtgtctggtattgcagtagcAGTCAAGAGaagataactttttttatttttttctcctcagTCTAGTTCAATTTTGTTTAACTCTGTGGCCCACCTACAGGTCAATCGATCATTGTCTACAAATATGGATTCCAACAAGTTAAAAATATAAGACCAAGTCTGTTCTGAAGAATAATTTTTCGATTTGATACCAatattattagaatttttttatttttttgaatctTGGAAACCAAGTGGAAATTTTTGATATTTCACTGTTTAATTGTATAATCTGTAATGAATGATCATATTTATGCTAGACTATTGTATACTCAGTAGTTGCCAAAGAGATCTGGTATCTCTGGctttttttaaacaataatatATTATGTACATACATCTTTCCTGATACTTGGGATGAACAGTATTTTACTTATTGTTTAATAAACTGTGTACATTTGGCCCTCCATAGACTGgtccttttttatattttgaaaaatcCACAATCGTGTTATACATTAATCTAAAAGAGCACAAAAGCAGCACCTTACCACTACATGCATGTTTTATTGTCcatcctataagggtatgttcacacgctgagccaaaaacgtctgaaaatatggagctcttttcaagggaaaacagcacctgattttcagacgttttttgagcaactcacgtttttcgcggttttcaatagtctgagaaaactgctccaaaaacgtcccaagaagtgtcctgcacttcttttgacgaggctgtatttttacgtgtcgtcgtttgacagctgtcaaacgacaacgcgtaaatgacaggttgtctgcacagtacgtcggcaaacccattcaaatgaatggtcagatgtttgccgacgtattgtagccctattttcaggcataacacgcctcgtttacgtctgaaaataggtcgtgtgaacccagcctaagtgtcatTGGTAAGGCTCTGACTGCAGAGATCCCTACCAATCACAAGTCCCATATCCCCCATTACTAACTAGAACCTGGCACAAGAGGGAAGCTGAAGTGTGCACAATACTCTAGTCTATGGGAGTTCTAGAAAACACTTCATGAGCCCTTCTGATCTCGATTGGCAGAATGCAGGTGTTGATGGCACTGGGCATGAGTAGCCTACTTGGAATTCACTGTCCCTGTAGGTTCCcgcttttaccttttttaaaTTCTTCCAGTCTTAGAGATTTAGGTAATAAGAATATGTTGTATGTGCAATTTTCTTATAAAAGGTAAGGTTCtttagtacccccccccccctctttcacTAACTCCCATACACAAAGGGTTCATGTTTTCAAGCACAACCTTCGAGTTGTAAGGCTAATATGGTGCCCGTATACTTCTTACAATTTCATATGGAAGTTTACTTCTCCTGCATTCCTCGGAGTGCCTAACGGAGAAAGTTATGTACATGCTCTGCTATGGATATATAAATGTCGGAATAACCCTATAACTTTTGTGACAAGGTTTAGAGAGTATGGATGACCCATTTGgaagcttagggtatgttcacacggcagcctccgttacgtcaggagaa from Rhinoderma darwinii isolate aRhiDar2 chromosome 3, aRhiDar2.hap1, whole genome shotgun sequence carries:
- the BCL2L10 gene encoding bcl-2-like protein 10; the encoded protein is MSEQLEEETCALVEDYLQRCLGNERPPSLLAETLWRVAQEVHYGNRAFFKSCEELDVDPCTILQRVATEVSLEGGLNWGRVIVLIVFAGTLAQRHGKHKAGTPGELAGVLSRFLVREHSDWFQKSGGWEGFQKFCNKKGHHQGQESSHFSNALMAAAGVGLAGLVFLLAVR